In Streptomyces sp. NBC_01551, one DNA window encodes the following:
- a CDS encoding DUF937 domain-containing protein translates to MSESSFQDDVLGELGPDRLTEIASLLGTDESGAKETVATTVGAMTGGLQQKADADDDDGNEVRQAFAEVAEPPLQGVATLGGGLLGGGLMAGVLAKVSKPVAAAVSKKTGIPAPTIARVIEMLIPVLLAVFAKRAAGAGNAGNVAGQGSPTASGTAPAGAAPGSAPAQGGGLGDLLGQILGGGKK, encoded by the coding sequence ATGAGTGAATCCTCGTTCCAGGACGACGTGCTCGGAGAGCTCGGGCCCGACCGGCTGACCGAGATCGCGTCCCTGCTCGGCACCGACGAGAGCGGTGCGAAGGAGACCGTCGCGACCACGGTCGGCGCCATGACCGGCGGCCTCCAGCAGAAGGCCGACGCCGATGACGACGACGGCAACGAGGTGCGCCAGGCCTTCGCCGAGGTGGCCGAACCCCCGCTGCAGGGCGTGGCGACGCTCGGCGGCGGGCTGCTCGGCGGCGGGCTGATGGCCGGGGTGCTCGCGAAGGTGAGCAAGCCGGTGGCCGCGGCCGTCTCGAAGAAGACCGGCATCCCCGCGCCCACCATCGCCCGGGTCATCGAGATGCTGATCCCCGTTCTGCTGGCGGTCTTCGCCAAGCGCGCGGCCGGCGCAGGCAATGCGGGCAACGTCGCCGGCCAGGGCTCCCCGACCGCCTCCGGGACGGCCCCCGCCGGCGCGGCCCCCGGGTCCGCCCCGGCGCAGGGCGGCGGGCTCGGCGACCTGCTCGGCCAGATCCTGGGCGGCGGCAAGAAGTAG
- a CDS encoding LysR family transcriptional regulator — MLDLSRLRALHAVSVHGSVAAAAAALGYTPSAVSQQITKLERETRTTLLERRGRGVALTEEARHLADTAQELLAIVERAETTLEERRGQPSGLLRVAAFASAARGLLPGVLADLAHRHPALDVRLTEVDPHLSVDLVARGVTDLAVAHDWDIAPLPAPEGVEQAVIGNDRCELVVPEGHPFTTRGVIRRADLGGQRWVCQPPGRVCHDWLTRTLRTAGIEPDIAHVAEENHTIVALVAAGLGVAVVPRLGTGPLPSGAVAVPLEPAPVRRLYALWRAGAARRPAITEAVRTLREHWPHVAQEAPLPGDPASVPCPADPAPQ; from the coding sequence ATGCTCGACCTCTCCCGGCTGCGCGCCCTGCACGCCGTCTCCGTCCACGGCTCGGTCGCGGCCGCGGCCGCCGCCCTCGGCTACACCCCCTCGGCCGTCTCCCAGCAGATCACCAAGCTGGAGCGCGAGACCCGCACCACGCTGCTGGAGCGGCGCGGCCGCGGGGTCGCGCTCACCGAGGAGGCCCGGCACCTGGCCGACACCGCCCAGGAGTTGCTGGCGATCGTGGAGCGGGCCGAGACCACCCTGGAGGAGCGGCGCGGGCAGCCGAGCGGGCTGCTGCGGGTGGCCGCCTTCGCCTCGGCGGCGCGCGGGCTGCTGCCGGGCGTGCTGGCCGACCTGGCCCACCGGCATCCGGCCCTGGACGTCCGCCTCACCGAGGTGGACCCGCACCTCTCCGTGGACCTGGTGGCCCGGGGCGTCACCGATCTGGCGGTGGCCCACGACTGGGACATCGCCCCGCTGCCGGCGCCGGAGGGAGTCGAGCAGGCGGTGATCGGGAACGACCGCTGTGAACTCGTCGTACCCGAGGGCCACCCCTTCACCACCCGCGGCGTGATCCGGCGGGCGGACCTCGGCGGCCAGCGCTGGGTGTGCCAGCCGCCCGGCCGGGTCTGCCACGACTGGCTGACGCGGACCCTGCGCACGGCCGGGATCGAGCCCGACATCGCGCACGTCGCCGAGGAGAACCACACCATCGTGGCGCTGGTCGCGGCGGGGCTCGGGGTGGCCGTCGTACCGCGCCTCGGCACCGGCCCGCTGCCGTCCGGGGCGGTGGCGGTCCCCCTCGAACCGGCGCCCGTACGCCGGCTGTACGCCCTGTGGCGGGCGGGGGCCGCGCGCCGCCCGGCGATCACGGAGGCCGTCCGGACACTGCGCGAACACTGGCCCCACGTAGCCCAGGAGGCCCCACTTCCGGGGGATCCGGCGAGTGTCCCCTGCCCGGCGGACCCGGCGCCGCAGTAG
- a CDS encoding EamA family transporter, with protein sequence MRPVHTALAVLIAAVWGFNFVVIQIGLGHFPPLLLSALRFLVAAVPAVFFVGRPKVAWKWILGVGAALGIAKFGLLFTGMDAGMPAGLSSLVLQIQAVFTAVLAAVVLRERPGRVRVFGMGVALAGIAVAAVDGGASGPVFGFTLVVAAAACWGVSNVLTRKAAPPDAMNFMVWVCTVPVLPLFALSLLFEGPGRDLAALRGLDWSGAAVIAYVAWVSTVFGFGAWSYLMRRYPASAVAPFSLLVPVFGMSSAALVLGEGISGLRWVAAVLLVGGVAVTSLAPARTPARTAVSAGSSPATAVASPAP encoded by the coding sequence ATGCGTCCCGTACACACCGCACTCGCCGTGCTCATCGCCGCCGTCTGGGGCTTCAACTTCGTCGTCATCCAGATCGGTCTCGGCCACTTCCCGCCGCTGCTCCTGTCCGCCCTGCGCTTCCTCGTCGCCGCCGTGCCCGCCGTGTTCTTCGTCGGGCGGCCCAAGGTCGCCTGGAAGTGGATCCTGGGGGTCGGCGCGGCCCTCGGGATCGCCAAGTTCGGCCTGCTCTTCACGGGGATGGACGCCGGGATGCCGGCCGGGCTGTCCTCGCTCGTGCTCCAGATCCAGGCCGTGTTCACCGCCGTGCTCGCCGCCGTCGTGCTGCGCGAGCGGCCCGGCCGGGTGCGGGTGTTCGGCATGGGCGTCGCGCTCGCCGGGATCGCCGTCGCCGCCGTGGACGGCGGCGCCTCCGGGCCGGTGTTCGGCTTCACGCTGGTCGTGGCGGCCGCCGCCTGCTGGGGCGTTTCCAACGTGCTGACCCGCAAGGCGGCGCCGCCCGACGCGATGAACTTCATGGTGTGGGTCTGCACCGTCCCGGTGCTGCCGCTGTTCGCGCTCTCGCTGCTGTTCGAGGGGCCCGGCCGGGACCTGGCGGCGCTGCGCGGCCTGGACTGGTCCGGGGCGGCCGTCATCGCGTACGTGGCGTGGGTGTCCACCGTGTTCGGCTTCGGCGCCTGGAGCTACCTGATGCGGCGCTACCCGGCCTCCGCGGTGGCGCCGTTCTCGCTGCTGGTGCCGGTGTTCGGGATGTCCTCGGCCGCGCTGGTGCTGGGTGAGGGGATCTCGGGGCTGCGCTGGGTCGCGGCGGTGCTGCTGGTCGGCGGAGTGGCGGTGACCTCGCTGGCCCCGGCCCGTACGCCGGCTCGCACCGCCGTCAGCGCGGGGAGCTCTCCCGCAACGGCAGTCGCCAGTCCTGCCCCGTGA